In a single window of the Gossypium hirsutum isolate 1008001.06 chromosome D02, Gossypium_hirsutum_v2.1, whole genome shotgun sequence genome:
- the LOC107909626 gene encoding protein PLASTID REDOX INSENSITIVE 2, chloroplastic, producing MGSLSKALLSSTLRSLPSFSSPPTPFFSFSSSYSFTPNSPSFAFKSSFTSSLTSKAPTPNSLSFSSTTFICKAAEYKFPDPIPEFADAETDKFRSHLLNKLSKKDTYEDSVEEVVGICTEIFSTFLHTEYGGPGTLLVIPFIDMADTINERGLPGGPQAARAAVKWAQDHVDKDWKEWTGTN from the exons ATGGGTTCATTGAGCAAAGCTCTTCTCTCTTCCACGCTTCGCTCTCTTCCCTCCTTTTCTTCTCCCCCCACTCCCTTCTTCTCCTTTTCTTCTTCATATTCATTCACTCCAAATTCCCCTTCCTTTGCATTCAAAAGCTCCTTCACTTCTTCTTTAACTAGCAAAGCCCCCACACCCAATTCGCTCTCTTTCTCGTCCACCACCTTCATTTGCAAAGCTGCCGAGTACAAATTCCCTGACCCAATTCCCGAATTCGCTGATGCT GAAACGGATAAATTTAGGTCGCATCTGCTCAACAAACTGTCCAAGAAGGATACTTATGAAGACTCGGTTGAAGAAGTTGTAGGAATCTGCACCGAG ATATTTAGTACTTTCTTACATACTGAATACGGTGGTCCTGGGACACTCTTGGTCATACCTTTCATTGACATGGCTGATACTATAAATGAGCGTGGGTTGCCTGGAGGACCGCAAGCTGCACGTGCTGCAGTTAAATGGGCGCAAGATCATGTAGACAAGGACTGGAAAGAATGGACTGGCACCAATTAA
- the LOC107909623 gene encoding DEAD-box ATP-dependent RNA helicase 22 isoform X1 translates to MILRRSTAMLHSFSLSTTTPKLLSHFTPSFFLCTSALSPRIRIWLNQSYSRRTRAFSSAVVTASSPKNTGTDTFFAEDTVSWQSLGLSDRISQALSNAGFDRPSLVQAACMPSILSGKDVVIAAETGSGKTYGYLVPLIDKLYGARHDADNDLEKATVSSRTFSIVLCPNVLLCEQVVRMANDLSGGDGRPLLRVAAVCGRQGWPVNEPDVIVSTPVALLNSIDPKKHHRSDFIRAVKYVVFDEADMLLSGGFENHVIRLIHMLRFDEKLLSRVNKAGSENPVEPSSDSVSHFDFEGEEDMQNESISEAEEMSEGDVDAEDLMEETQTLPVKRKDWRRVRKNYERSKQYIFVAATLPVNGKKTAGAVLKKMFPDANWVSGSYLHQPNPRLKEKWIEVTTDNQVDALIEAVKQFGAKASDHGAGVSRTMVFGNTVEAVEAVANILQRAGIECYRYHTGLSLAERAESLDDFRAKGGIFVCTDAAARGVDIPNVSHVIQADFATSAVDFLHRVGRTARAGQFGVVTSLYNESNRDLVNAIRAAGKLGQPVEAAFSRKRSFRNKLKKRAGSNEAGQISTAEFMV, encoded by the exons ATGATTTTACGTCGCTCCACTGCGATGCTCCATTCCTTCAGTTTGTCAACCACCACCCCAAAGCTCCTCTCTCATTTCACTCCCTCCTTTTTTCTCTGTACTTCCGCACTATCTCCTCGAATCCGAATTTGGCTCAATCAATCCTACAGCCGCCGAACCAGGGCCTTCAGTAGCGCCGTTGTTACCGCCTCTTCTCCAAAGAACACTGGGACGGACACCTTCTTTGCTGAAGACACTGTTTCCTGGCAGTCTCTAGGCTTATCTGATCGGATCTCTCAAGCTCTCTCCAATGCCGGTTTCGACAGGCCCTCCCTCGTTCAG GCTGCCTGCATGCCATCTATTCTCTCCGGAAAAGATGTAGTAATTGCAGCAGAAACTGGCAGTGGTAAAACATATGGTTATCTAGTTCCTCTAATTGATAAGCTCTATGGTGCTCGGCATGATGCGGACAATGATTTGGAGAAAGCTACTGTTTCTTCACGTACCTTCTCCATTGTTCTTTGCCCAAATGTATTGCTCTGTGAACAAGTGGTTCGAATGGCTAATGATCTTTCAGGCGGTGATGGTAGACCACTTCTCAGAGTTGCAGCGGTGTGTGGTCGACAG GGGTGGCCGGTGAATGAACCGGATGTTATTGTGTCAACACCAGTTGCTCTTTTGAACAGTATAGACCCCAAAAAACATCATCGTTCAGATTTCATTCGTGCTGTAAAGTATGTG GTTTTTGATGAAGCAGATATGCTCCTTTCCGGGGGCTTTGAGAATCATGTTATTCGTCTTATACACATGCTCCGTTTTGATGAAAAGCTATTGTCTCGGGTGAATAAAGCTGGATCTGAGAATCCTGTAGAACCGAGTTCTGATTCTGTGTCACACTTTGACTTCGAGGGTGAGGAAGACATGCAAAATgaatccatctcagaagctgagGAAATGTCTGAGGGTGATGTTGATGCTGAGGACTTGATGGAAGAAACTCAAACTTTGCCTGTCAAGAGAAAGGACTGGAGGAGAGTGAGAAAAAATTATGAACGAAGTAAGCAGTACATATTTGTTGCCGCAACCCTTCCAGTTAACGGAAAGAAAACTGCTGGTGCAGTGTTGAAAAAGATGTTTCCGGATGCCAACTGGGTTAGTGGAAGCTACCTCCATCAACCCAACCCTAG ATTGAAGGAGAAATGGATTGAAGTCACAACTGACAATCAGGTTGATGCACTGATAGAGGCTGTAAAACAATTTGGCGCAAAAGCATCCGATCATGGTGCTGGTGTTAGCCGAACCATGGTGTTTGGTAACACTGTTGAGGCTGTTGAAGCAGTGGCTAATATACTGCAGAGGGCTGGGATTGAGTGTTACCGTTACCATACAGGCCTCTCTCTGGCAGAACGTGCCGAGTCCTTAGATGATTTCCGAGCGAAAGGTGGAATTTTTGTGTGCACGGATGCTGCTGCTCGTGGTGTTGACATTCCAAATGTTTCACATGTCATCCAG GCAGACTTTGCCACTTCTGCCGTAGATTTCTTGCATCGGGTTGGTCGTACAGCACGGGCTGGTCAATTTGGAGTTGTTACCAGCCTCTACAATGAATCCAACCGAGATCTTGTTAATGCAATCCGTGCAGCTGGGAAGCTGGGTCAGCCTGTG GAAGCAGCATTTAGCAGGAAAAGAAGTTTCCGGAACAAGCTTAAAaagagag caGGTTCAAACGAAGCGGGACAGATATCAACTGCTGAATTCATGGTGTAA
- the LOC107909623 gene encoding DEAD-box ATP-dependent RNA helicase 22 isoform X2, protein MILRRSTAMLHSFSLSTTTPKLLSHFTPSFFLCTSALSPRIRIWLNQSYSRRTRAFSSAVVTASSPKNTGTDTFFAEDTVSWQSLGLSDRISQALSNAGFDRPSLVQAACMPSILSGKDVVIAAETGSGKTYGYLVPLIDKLYGARHDADNDLEKATVSSRTFSIVLCPNVLLCEQVVRMANDLSGGDGRPLLRVAAVCGRQGWPVNEPDVIVSTPVALLNSIDPKKHHRSDFIRAVKYVVFDEADMLLSGGFENHVIRLIHMLRFDEKLLSRVNKAGSENPVEPSSDSVSHFDFEGEEDMQNESISEAEEMSEGDVDAEDLMEETQTLPVKRKDWRRVRKNYERSKQYIFVAATLPVNGKKTAGAVLKKMFPDANWVSGSYLHQPNPRLKEKWIEVTTDNQVDALIEAVKQFGAKASDHGAGVSRTMVFGNTVEAVEAVANILQRAGIECYRYHTGLSLAERAESLDDFRAKGGIFVCTDAAARGVDIPNVSHVIQADFATSAVDFLHRVGRTARAGQFGVVTSLYNESNRDLVNAIRAAGKLGQPVEAAFSRKRSFRNKLKKRGSNEAGQISTAEFMV, encoded by the exons ATGATTTTACGTCGCTCCACTGCGATGCTCCATTCCTTCAGTTTGTCAACCACCACCCCAAAGCTCCTCTCTCATTTCACTCCCTCCTTTTTTCTCTGTACTTCCGCACTATCTCCTCGAATCCGAATTTGGCTCAATCAATCCTACAGCCGCCGAACCAGGGCCTTCAGTAGCGCCGTTGTTACCGCCTCTTCTCCAAAGAACACTGGGACGGACACCTTCTTTGCTGAAGACACTGTTTCCTGGCAGTCTCTAGGCTTATCTGATCGGATCTCTCAAGCTCTCTCCAATGCCGGTTTCGACAGGCCCTCCCTCGTTCAG GCTGCCTGCATGCCATCTATTCTCTCCGGAAAAGATGTAGTAATTGCAGCAGAAACTGGCAGTGGTAAAACATATGGTTATCTAGTTCCTCTAATTGATAAGCTCTATGGTGCTCGGCATGATGCGGACAATGATTTGGAGAAAGCTACTGTTTCTTCACGTACCTTCTCCATTGTTCTTTGCCCAAATGTATTGCTCTGTGAACAAGTGGTTCGAATGGCTAATGATCTTTCAGGCGGTGATGGTAGACCACTTCTCAGAGTTGCAGCGGTGTGTGGTCGACAG GGGTGGCCGGTGAATGAACCGGATGTTATTGTGTCAACACCAGTTGCTCTTTTGAACAGTATAGACCCCAAAAAACATCATCGTTCAGATTTCATTCGTGCTGTAAAGTATGTG GTTTTTGATGAAGCAGATATGCTCCTTTCCGGGGGCTTTGAGAATCATGTTATTCGTCTTATACACATGCTCCGTTTTGATGAAAAGCTATTGTCTCGGGTGAATAAAGCTGGATCTGAGAATCCTGTAGAACCGAGTTCTGATTCTGTGTCACACTTTGACTTCGAGGGTGAGGAAGACATGCAAAATgaatccatctcagaagctgagGAAATGTCTGAGGGTGATGTTGATGCTGAGGACTTGATGGAAGAAACTCAAACTTTGCCTGTCAAGAGAAAGGACTGGAGGAGAGTGAGAAAAAATTATGAACGAAGTAAGCAGTACATATTTGTTGCCGCAACCCTTCCAGTTAACGGAAAGAAAACTGCTGGTGCAGTGTTGAAAAAGATGTTTCCGGATGCCAACTGGGTTAGTGGAAGCTACCTCCATCAACCCAACCCTAG ATTGAAGGAGAAATGGATTGAAGTCACAACTGACAATCAGGTTGATGCACTGATAGAGGCTGTAAAACAATTTGGCGCAAAAGCATCCGATCATGGTGCTGGTGTTAGCCGAACCATGGTGTTTGGTAACACTGTTGAGGCTGTTGAAGCAGTGGCTAATATACTGCAGAGGGCTGGGATTGAGTGTTACCGTTACCATACAGGCCTCTCTCTGGCAGAACGTGCCGAGTCCTTAGATGATTTCCGAGCGAAAGGTGGAATTTTTGTGTGCACGGATGCTGCTGCTCGTGGTGTTGACATTCCAAATGTTTCACATGTCATCCAG GCAGACTTTGCCACTTCTGCCGTAGATTTCTTGCATCGGGTTGGTCGTACAGCACGGGCTGGTCAATTTGGAGTTGTTACCAGCCTCTACAATGAATCCAACCGAGATCTTGTTAATGCAATCCGTGCAGCTGGGAAGCTGGGTCAGCCTGTG GAAGCAGCATTTAGCAGGAAAAGAAGTTTCCGGAACAAGCTTAAAaagagag GTTCAAACGAAGCGGGACAGATATCAACTGCTGAATTCATGGTGTAA
- the LOC107909623 gene encoding DEAD-box ATP-dependent RNA helicase 22 isoform X3, giving the protein MVLGMMRTMIWRKLLFLHVPSPLFFAQMYCSVNKWFEWLMIFQAVMVDHFSELQRCVVDRCMYIFGIVPFLLIKSDGHKYDPLLQGWPVNEPDVIVSTPVALLNSIDPKKHHRSDFIRAVKYVVFDEADMLLSGGFENHVIRLIHMLRFDEKLLSRVNKAGSENPVEPSSDSVSHFDFEGEEDMQNESISEAEEMSEGDVDAEDLMEETQTLPVKRKDWRRVRKNYERSKQYIFVAATLPVNGKKTAGAVLKKMFPDANWVSGSYLHQPNPRLKEKWIEVTTDNQVDALIEAVKQFGAKASDHGAGVSRTMVFGNTVEAVEAVANILQRAGIECYRYHTGLSLAERAESLDDFRAKGGIFVCTDAAARGVDIPNVSHVIQADFATSAVDFLHRVGRTARAGQFGVVTSLYNESNRDLVNAIRAAGKLGQPVEAAFSRKRSFRNKLKKRAGSNEAGQISTAEFMV; this is encoded by the exons ATGGTGCTCGGCATGATGCGGACAATGATTTGGAGAAAGCTACTGTTTCTTCACGTACCTTCTCCATTGTTCTTTGCCCAAATGTATTGCTCTGTGAACAAGTGGTTCGAATGGCTAATGATCTTTCAGGCGGTGATGGTAGACCACTTCTCAGAGTTGCAGCGGTGTGTGGTCGACAG GTGCATGTATATATTTGGCATTGTTCcttttttattgataaaatcTGATGGTCACAAATATGACCCTTTACTACAGGGGTGGCCGGTGAATGAACCGGATGTTATTGTGTCAACACCAGTTGCTCTTTTGAACAGTATAGACCCCAAAAAACATCATCGTTCAGATTTCATTCGTGCTGTAAAGTATGTG GTTTTTGATGAAGCAGATATGCTCCTTTCCGGGGGCTTTGAGAATCATGTTATTCGTCTTATACACATGCTCCGTTTTGATGAAAAGCTATTGTCTCGGGTGAATAAAGCTGGATCTGAGAATCCTGTAGAACCGAGTTCTGATTCTGTGTCACACTTTGACTTCGAGGGTGAGGAAGACATGCAAAATgaatccatctcagaagctgagGAAATGTCTGAGGGTGATGTTGATGCTGAGGACTTGATGGAAGAAACTCAAACTTTGCCTGTCAAGAGAAAGGACTGGAGGAGAGTGAGAAAAAATTATGAACGAAGTAAGCAGTACATATTTGTTGCCGCAACCCTTCCAGTTAACGGAAAGAAAACTGCTGGTGCAGTGTTGAAAAAGATGTTTCCGGATGCCAACTGGGTTAGTGGAAGCTACCTCCATCAACCCAACCCTAG ATTGAAGGAGAAATGGATTGAAGTCACAACTGACAATCAGGTTGATGCACTGATAGAGGCTGTAAAACAATTTGGCGCAAAAGCATCCGATCATGGTGCTGGTGTTAGCCGAACCATGGTGTTTGGTAACACTGTTGAGGCTGTTGAAGCAGTGGCTAATATACTGCAGAGGGCTGGGATTGAGTGTTACCGTTACCATACAGGCCTCTCTCTGGCAGAACGTGCCGAGTCCTTAGATGATTTCCGAGCGAAAGGTGGAATTTTTGTGTGCACGGATGCTGCTGCTCGTGGTGTTGACATTCCAAATGTTTCACATGTCATCCAG GCAGACTTTGCCACTTCTGCCGTAGATTTCTTGCATCGGGTTGGTCGTACAGCACGGGCTGGTCAATTTGGAGTTGTTACCAGCCTCTACAATGAATCCAACCGAGATCTTGTTAATGCAATCCGTGCAGCTGGGAAGCTGGGTCAGCCTGTG GAAGCAGCATTTAGCAGGAAAAGAAGTTTCCGGAACAAGCTTAAAaagagag caGGTTCAAACGAAGCGGGACAGATATCAACTGCTGAATTCATGGTGTAA
- the LOC121214577 gene encoding mitochondrial outer membrane protein porin of 36 kDa-like — protein MQTLLLLWLCMWNEKGNSINASYYHIVNPSTNTVVGVEVTHSFSTNVNTITVGTQHALDPLTTTKARVNHAGKASTLIQHKWRPKSLFTISREVDTKSLDKSPKVGLALALKP, from the exons ATGCAGACCTTATTGCTTCTTTGGCTCTGCATGTG GAACGAAAAAGGTAATTCAATTAATGCATCTTACTACCATATTGTGAATCCATCAACCAACACTGTTGTTGGTGTTGAGGTGACCCATAGTTTCTCTACCAATGTGAACACCATCACTGTGGGTACACAACATGCATTGGATCCATTAACCACAACCAAGGCACGGGTGAACCATGCTGGTAAGGCAAGCACACTCATCCAGCACAAGTGGCGCCCGAAATCCCTCTTTACCATTTCTAGAGAGGTGGATACAAAGTCCCTCGATAAGAGCCCTAAGGTCGGACTTGCATTGGCACTCAAGCCTTAA
- the LOC107908252 gene encoding mitochondrial outer membrane protein porin of 34 kDa-like — MGFLLFLLQCFFSLSKYFFIFFVNTGKKGCCLIVCSPTGVAITSAGTKKCDLFLADVNTQLKSRNVRTDIKVDINFNIN, encoded by the exons ATGggttttcttctcttccttctccAGTGTTTCTTCTCCCTCTccaagtatttttttattttttttgtaaatactGGGAAAAAAGGTTGTTGCTTGATTGTTTGCTCTCCTACTGGTGTT gcaaTTACCTCTGCTGGAACGAAGAAATGTGATCTTTTCTTGGCTGATGTTAATACCCAATTGAAGTCTAGGAATGTTAGAACTGATATCAAAGTGGACATCAACTTCAATATAA ATTGA